The Chitinophagaceae bacterium nucleotide sequence CGTTCTGCTTTAAATGCAAACATCAATATCGGGTTTAGCCATATCCTGTTTTAAGTAAGTTTTTTCAATATCTTGTATGTGTTATGAAGAAATACATACTTGCACTCGACCAGGGAACCACCAGCAGCCGTGCCATTGTGTTTGATCACGAAGGAACAATTGTTTCCGTTGCACAAAAAGAGTTTACACAAATTTTTCCGCAGCCGGGCTGGGTGGAGCATGATCCCGAAGAAATCTGGAGTACACAATTGGGTGTTGCCGCAGAAGCGATCACTCATGCCGGGCTAACAACAGAAAATATTCATGCCATTGGTATTACCAATCAGCGGGAAACAACCATTGTGTGGGATCGGAACACAGGCAAGCCAATTTACAATGCCATCGTTTGGCAGGACAGAAGAACTGCTGATTTCTGTGATGAGTTAAAACGGAAGAACCTGCATATTCTTATTCAGCAACGTACAGGTTTGGTGGTGGATGCGTATTTCAGTGCATCAAAAGTGAAATGGATTTTAGACAATGTGGAAGGCGCAAGAACAAGAGCAGAAAAAGGTGAACTCTGTTTTGGTACAGTTGATACCTGGCTGCTCTGGAATTTAACCAAAGGACAGGTGCATGCAACAGATGTAAGCAATGCAAGCCGCACCATGCTCATGAATTTGCAAACATTGCAATGGGATGGTGAACTGGAAAAGATTTTCAATATACCCGGTAATATGCTGCCGCAAATCCGCAGTAGCAGCGAAGTATATGGCAAAACACAAAACATTCTTACGGCAGTTAATATTCCAATTGCCGGTATTGCCGGCGATCAGCAAAGTGCCTTGTTCGGACAAATGTGTACGCATCCCGGCATGGTAAAAAATACCTACGGCACAGGATGTTTTATGCTGATGAATACAGGAGAGAAAGCAGTGATCTCCCGCAATAATTTATTAACGACAGTGGCATGGAAGATCAATGGCAAAACAGAATATGCACTGGAAGGTTCTGTATTTATTGCCGGTGCAGTGGTACAATGGTTAAGAGACGGATTGGGCATCATCCGTTCATCAACTGATATTGAACCATTAGCTGCAAAAGTAAAAGACAGTGATGGTGTGTATGTTGTGCCGGCCTTTACAGGTTTAGGTGCTCCTTACTGGAACCAGCATGCAAGAGGAACGATTGTCGGAATTACAAGAGGAACAACCGCTGCGCATATTGCCAAAGCAGCATTGGATAGCATTGCTTATCAAACCGCTGATGTATTAAAAGCCATGGAAGCCGATTCAGGAATTGAAATTAAAGAACTGAGGGTTGATGGTGGAGCTACTGTTAATAATTTATTGATGCAGTTCCAGAGCGATCTGCTCAATACAGCGGTTGTTCGTCCACGTATTACGGAAACAACGGCATTGGGAGCCGCTTATCTTGCCGGACTGGCAACCGGTTACTGGAGCAGTATTGATGAAATTCAGCAGCAATGGCAGATTGAACGGAAATTTGTTTCAGGCATGGAAGAGGAGAAAAGGCAAAGCCTCAGCAGCGGCTGGGCAAAGGCGGTGAAAGCAGCGATGAGTTATTAGGAGTTTGCAGTTTGTAGTTTGGCAGTTGAGCCTCCAAACGTCAAACTCTTTCATTAATATTGCAGTCGTTCTGATTCAAACTATGAACTATAAACTAAAAACTACAAACTGAACAGATCTCAACAGATACAGCAATTAAAAACAACCAACCACTGGGATATCATTATCATTGGTGGTGGTGCAACCGGCCTTGGTGCCGCAGTTGATTCTGCAGCCCGTGGTTATAAAACCTTGTTAGTCGAGCAGCATGATTTTGGAAAAGGCACATCCAGCCGTTCAACCAAACTGGTGCATGGTGGTGTAAGATATCTGCAGCAGGGAAATTTTCGACTGGTAAGAGATGCCCTGCGTGAAAGAGGTTTGCTGCTGAAAAATGCTCCGCATATTGCACATCCGCTCAAACTGGTTTTACCTGCTTACCGCTGGTGGGAGAAATTATATTATGGGCTTGGTTTGAAAGTGTATAATTTTTTATCGGCCAAACTGAGTTTGGGAGGAACAGAAATGTTATCCATCAAAAAAACGCAGGAATACATTAAAGGACTGGATGGAAAAAAACTCAGCGGCGGTGTTTCTTATTACGATGGACAGTTTGATGATGCAAGACTTTGTGTGTCGCTTGCGTTAACAGCGGGTGATGTAAGTGCAACGGTATTGAATCATTGTAAAGTAACCAGCCTTATTCACGAACTGGAAAAAGTGAAGGGTGTAATGATTGAAGATGCATTGGATGGTAAAGTGTATGAAGCAAGAGGAACCATCGTCATCAATGCAACAGGTGTGTTTGTAGATGAAATTTTAAAGATGGATGATGATGCGTTGTTAAAAACCGTTTCACCATCGCAGGGAATTCATATTGTGGTTGATAA carries:
- the glpK gene encoding glycerol kinase GlpK, whose translation is MKKYILALDQGTTSSRAIVFDHEGTIVSVAQKEFTQIFPQPGWVEHDPEEIWSTQLGVAAEAITHAGLTTENIHAIGITNQRETTIVWDRNTGKPIYNAIVWQDRRTADFCDELKRKNLHILIQQRTGLVVDAYFSASKVKWILDNVEGARTRAEKGELCFGTVDTWLLWNLTKGQVHATDVSNASRTMLMNLQTLQWDGELEKIFNIPGNMLPQIRSSSEVYGKTQNILTAVNIPIAGIAGDQQSALFGQMCTHPGMVKNTYGTGCFMLMNTGEKAVISRNNLLTTVAWKINGKTEYALEGSVFIAGAVVQWLRDGLGIIRSSTDIEPLAAKVKDSDGVYVVPAFTGLGAPYWNQHARGTIVGITRGTTAAHIAKAALDSIAYQTADVLKAMEADSGIEIKELRVDGGATVNNLLMQFQSDLLNTAVVRPRITETTALGAAYLAGLATGYWSSIDEIQQQWQIERKFVSGMEEEKRQSLSSGWAKAVKAAMSY